A region from the Vigna radiata var. radiata cultivar VC1973A unplaced genomic scaffold, Vradiata_ver6 scaffold_133, whole genome shotgun sequence genome encodes:
- the LOC106753428 gene encoding uncharacterized protein LOC106753428, whose product MAPFEALYGRRCRTPLCWYHDGEAVTVGPELLQITTQKVKLIQERMRATQSRQKSYADKRRRPLEFETGDHVFLRVTPTTGVGRAXKSKKLSPKFLGPYEILRRIGPVAYEVALPPQLANLHNVFHVSQLRKYVPNATHVLEADDIQVREDLTLDTRPVRVLDEQTKNLRGKDIRMVKVLWNEGTQEMTWELEEYMKKEYPYLFPE is encoded by the coding sequence ATGGCGCCTTTTGAAGCCTTGTATGGGAGAAGATGTCGAACACCTTTGTGCTGGTATCACGATGGGGAAGCAGTGACAGTGGGGCCTGAATTGTTGCAGATAACCACACAGAAGGTAAAGTTGATTCAGGAGCGGATGCGGGCAACACAGAGCAGGCAGAAATCTTATGCCGATAAGAGAAGGAGACCGCTAGAGTTTGAGACAGGAGATCATGTGTTTCTACGTGTGACACCGACAACTGGAGTTGGGAGAGCTNTTAAGTCAAAGAAGTTGTCACCGAAATTTCTCGGACCGTATGAGATTCTTAGGAGAATCGGACCAGTAGCTTATGAGGTAGCGTTGCCACCTCAGTTGGCGAACTTACATAATGTGTTCCATGTATCTCAGTTGAGGAAATATGTTCCAAATGCGACTCATGTGCTAGAGGCAGATGATATCCAAGTTAGAGAGGATCTCACTTTGGATACTAGACCAGTGCGAGTCTTAGATGAGCAAACTAAAAACCTAAGAGGAAAGGATATTCGCATGGTGAAAGTTCTTTGGAACGAAGGGACTCAGGAAATGACTTGGGAATTAGAAGAGTATATGAAGAAAGAGTATCCATATCTTTTTCCTGAATAA